The Desulfovibrio sp. JC022 nucleotide sequence TGCGCAAGACCGGGTGGATGAATTATGGCAGGATCGCCGGGGCTGGTTGCGCAGTTCAATTCTTAACACTGCCGGTTCAGGCTACTTTTCCAGTGATCGGGCTATAATGGATTACGCCCGCAATATCTGGGGCGTGCGGCCCATGAAGATGGAAAAGTAGTTTTGGTAATTTCGTAAATTTAACACAACCGTCTGTTTTTCGATTGAAACAGGCGGTTGTTTTTGTGTTAATCCATGCATCTTGCGGGGTGAGGGCCTCTTTGCCTTAACCGGGAAATTCTTTTATATTATCGCTCCTGAAATGATTACAAAACGGGTTAACGATAATGAAAATTAAATTTCGTCCTTTTACTCTCCTGTTGCTTATAATCCTGCTGGTGGTAGGTGTTAATGCCGTGCTTTTCCATATGGGCTTTTTCGATTCCTTTCTGGCCGGAAAGGAGCAGGAAGCTGTAAGTCAGAATGGGGAAGGTCCGGTTGTGCGCCGTGAGATCAGCAAGCTGGTGCTTCCGCTTGAGTCTGCAAAACCAGAGACTTCTGAATTGGCAGAAGGATTGAACGAGGCGGATATCAGTGCTGCTAACCAGTCCGATACTCAGGGAGCTACTCCGGTGGTGAAGGATGAAGAGCTGCACGAAGCAGATCAGGTTTCTGCCGCAGCAAAGCCTGAAGTTAAATCCAAGCCTGCCCAGGCAAAGTCCGCAGCCAAGAAAGCAGCCGCAAAACCCTCCAAGACTTCTGCTTCCAAAGGTGTGCTGGGTAATGTGTCCGTTGCCTGCAAGCCCGGAAAAGCTTCCATTGAGGTTGTTCTTTCAGCATCTGCGGGGAAAATCAGCTGGTTCAATCTTGCAAAACCGCGCAGGCTTGTGGTTGATCTTCACGGGAAATGGCAGAACAAGGCTAAGTCCTTATATCGCCTGAAAGATTGTCCGTTGCGAAAAATAGTGCTCGGCGAACATCCTGATAAAATTCGTTTAGTTTTTTACCTTGATAAAAAGGGCGTACCCGCAAAGATTAAGCCGACCGTCCGTAAACACGACAAAGGAGTCTCCCTCGGTCTTGGTTTTTGATCCCGGATATAAATTTTACCTTGAAATCCCTGCAATGCTTTGTGTTGCAGGGATTTTTTTTGAATTGTGGATGGTGCAAAATTATATTGTTTTAGTGGTTTATTTCTTTGTTTTCCACGTAACGCAAATGTAACAGCCGGGTCATTGCTCTGTAACCCGTGCCGGATAGTTAGTTCAGGTCAGCTGATGCTGGCTGGGCGTTATTAAGTGACATATCAAGTAAGATAAGGGATCGGCCGGGTCTGATCCGATTCTATTTAAATAAATATGGAGACAAAGTGATGGGGCAAGCTGTTAAAATCGCTTCAAGGAATCTGGATTTTTATTATGGCGACTTCAAGGCTCTTGAAGATATTTCCATGGATTTTCGGGAAAACAGGGTTACTGCGCTTATCGGACCTTCCGGTTGCGGTAAAAGTACTTTTTTGCGCTGCCTGAACAGGATGAATGACCTTATTTCAGGAACCCGTGTTGACGGCAATCTCATTCTCGACGAAGAAAATATTTACGCGCAGGGACTTGATGTTGTTACTCTGAGAAGGCGTGTCGGTATGGTTTTTCAAAAGCCTAACCCCTTTCCCAAATCCATTTTTGAGAACGTAGCCTACGGTCTGCGCGTAAACGGCATTACAGACAAGGAATTTGTTGCCCATAAGGTTGAAGAGAGTCTTAAAGGCGCTGCCCTCTGGGATGAGGTAAAGGATCGTCTGCATACTTCCGCGCTCGGACTTTCCGGCGGTCAGCAGCAGAGGCTTTGCATTGCCCGCGCCCTTGCTGTTGAACCTGAAGTCTTACTGATGGATGAACCGGCATCCGCGCTTGACCCCATCGCCACCCAGAAGATCGAAGACCTGATTCATGAACTGAAAAAGAATTTCACCATTATCATCGTGACCCATTCCATGCAGCAGGCAGCACGTGTGTCCGATCAGACAGCCTTTTTTTACATGGGTCGCCTTATAGAAACCGGTAAGACCGAGACCATGTTCACCAAGCCCAAGAATAAACAGACCGAAGATTATATCACCGGTCGTTTCGGTTAAACTTACAGGAGAATTTCATGGAGCAGCGCGCTCATTTCATAAAAAAAATGGACGATCTGAAGGTTCAGGTCCTGAGAATGTCCAGTATGGCTGAAACCGCCATGCATAATTCTGTGAAAGCTCTGGCTCAGTGCAATGCAGAACTTGCTGAAGATGTGATTATGAACGATATCAAGATTAATGAACTTGAATGCGATCTTGATGAACATAACCTGAGTCTATTGGCTCTTGATCAGCCCATGGCAAGGGATCTGAGGTTTATCGTCGGTTCCATGCGTATCACCAGCAACCTTGAGCGAATAGGCGATCAGGCGGTCAACCTTGCTCAACGGGCCGTGTTTTTGAGTTCCCGTCCTCCGTTACCGTTTAATCAGCAGCTGGATCAGATGGGGGACATTGCCGGGAAAATGGTTGCCAAGGCGGTTAAATCTTTTGCAGACGAAGATCCCGTGCTGGCGGCTGAGATTTGCGGTATGGACCATGAGGCGGACAGTCTTAATGTACGGATTCTCAAAGGTCTTATCGAAAATATGGTCTCCGAAACCAGAATCGTGGAACGCGGGGTGCACCTGATCATGGCTGCAAGCCATCTGGAACGTATTGCGGATCAGGCCACTAATATTGCCGAATCAGTTGTTTTTATCACTCAGGGAGTGAATATCAAACATCAATGTATGGGATAGCAGGCAGCCAGACCTTGCGAAATGATTTTAAAAGAGCCGGAATTTTCCGGCTCTTTTTTTGCCTTAAGCTTTGGGCGCAAACGATTCCGAGGAATGAAAGCATATTTAATATGGTTTACAGGAGTTCTTTTTTAGGATAGAAGCAGTTCTCTTAATCTCAAGTGGAAAGTCTGTACCCGGCGGTATTGAAAATCGCGGGGAGATGATTACCTTATTACTCTTGAGTTTTTCCCGTAACGGGCATTAGGGACGAAGTGCGGTCTTTCAGGCCAACGGACAATCTGGGCATCGGCTGCCTCGGAACGCGTGAGCAGGTTGATTCCAATGTACTTTTCCCATGATATATATGCCGAAATTTTGTCCGAGGACACGTTGTTGGAGGTAACCCATGGAAAACAATGAAAACATGAACGCCGAAATGGAAATGGATATGGACTTCGAGGCAGCCCTTGAAGATTATCTTAATGCCGATTTCGGAAATCTGGACGAAGGAAGCATCGTTTCCGGTGAAGTAGTTAAAGTAGACAAGGACTTCGTTCTTATCGACGTTAACTTCAAATCTGAAGGCCAGATTGCAGTTTCTGAATTTTTGGATGCTGACGGTGAAATGACTGTTGCAGTCGGTGACAAAGTAGACGTATTTGTTGCAAACAAAAACGAAAACGAAGGCACCATTCACCTTTCTCGCGACAAAGCCAAGCGCATGCAGCTCTTCGACAAGCTCGAAGAAGTGCAGGAAAAAGAAGGCGTTGTCGAAGGCAGAATCATCCGCCGTATCAAAGGTGGTTACACCGTTGATCTCGGTGGCGTGGAAGCATTCCTGCCCGGTTCTCACGTTGATCTTCGTCCCGTTCCTGATATGGACGCTCTCGTTGATCAGACTTACGAATTCAAGATTCTTAAAATTAACCGTCGCCGCAGCAACGTTATCGTTTCCCGCCGTGTTCTTCTTGAAGAACAGCGCAACGAAATGCGTTCCCAGCTGCTCGAAACTCTTGAAGAAGAGCAGACTGTTAAAGGTAAGGTCAAGAACATCACCGAATACGGTGTATTCATCGACCTCGGCGGTCTCGACGGTCTTCTGCATATCACAGACATGTCCTGGAAGCGCATCAAGCATCCTAAGGAAATGGTCGCACTCGGTGATGAGCTCGAACTGAAAGTTCTGAACTTCGATAAAGAAGGCCAGAAAGTTTCTCTCGGCCTCAAGCAGCTCGTTCCCGATCCGTGGGAAGACATCTCCGGCAAATACCCCGAAGGTGCCAAGTACACCGGTAAGGTTACCAACCTCGCCGACTACGGTGCATTCGTTGAGCTGGAAGCAGGCGTTGAAGGTCTGGTTCACATTTCTGAAATGTCCTGGACCCGCAAGCTGCGTCACCCCTCCCAGATGGTTCGCGTTGGCGATGAAGTCGACGTAGTTGTTCTGGGTGTTGATCCCGACAAAAAGCGCATCTCCCTCGGTATGAAACAGGTTAAGCCTAACCCCTGGGATGTTGTTGCTGAGAAATTCCCCGAAGGTACTATCCTTGAAGGCCAGATCAAGAACATCACTGAATTCGGTGTGTTCATCGGCATCGAAGACGGCATTGACGGCCTGATTCACGTTTCCGATATCTCCTGGACCCGCAAGGTTCGTCATCCTTCAGAAGTATACAGCGTGGGCGATTCCGTTCAGGCTAAAGTACTTACTGTTGATAAAGAAAACGAGAAATTCACCCTCGGTGTTAAACAGCTTTCCGAAGACCCCTGGTCTCAGGTACCCAACAAGTACCCCGTTGGCTGCACCCTTGATGGTCTCGTTACCAACATCACCGACTTCGGCCTCTTCGTAGAAGTTGAAGAAGGTATTGAAGGTCTGGTTCACGTTTCTGAAATCTCTCACAAGAAGATCAAGAATCCTTCTGAGATGTTTAAAGAAGGCGTTACCATCCAGGCTAAAGTCATCCACGTATCTGCTGATGAGCGTCGCCTCGGCCTCTCCATCAAGCAGCTCAAGGAAGACACTGAAAAACGTCAGCCTAAAGAATTCCGTTCCGGTCCTGCCGACAGCGGTAACACTCTGGGCGAACTGCTGAAGCAGAAACTTGCTGATGCAAGTGAAGCTAAAGCAGCTGCAGAGACTGAGGATGAAGAATCCTAAGAAAGGTTTCTCTGTAAGACATCCGATTCTGTTCGGTTTCAGTCTGCTTATTATGGCTGTGGCTCTCCTATGGGGAGCCGCAGCCTTTTTTCATGGAAAAGTGGACTTTTTCAGCGCCGGGAAGATCGGGGTGGTCAATGTACAGGGAACCATCATCAACTCACTGCCTACGGTAAAGTTTCTGCGTGATCTGCGTCGGGATGATTCTGTAAAAGGCGTTCTTTTGCGGGTTAATTCTCCGGGCGGAACCATTGCCCCTTCACAGGAGCTTTATCACGCGGTGAAGCGTTTCGCCGAGGTCAAGCCTATTGTGGCTTCGTTCGGTACTGTTGCGGCTTCCGGCGGGTATTACGCTGCGGCCCCGGCCACCAAGATCATGGCCAGTTCCGGTTCCATTACCGGCTCCATCGGGGTTAAGGCGGAGTATGCAAATTTCCACCAGCTCATGGAGAAGGTGGGGGTCAATCCAATCATTATTACCAGTGGCAAGATGAAGGCCGCCGGTTCTCCGTATTCCGAACTCACTCCGGAACAGCGCGAATACCTGACCAATCTGATTATGGATATGCACAATCAGTTTATTTCTGATGTTGCTTCTGCACGTAAGCTGGACCGCGAACAGTTGGATAAAATAGCCGACGGGCGTGCCATTACCGGGCGTGAAGCCAAAGAACTTGGACTGGTAGACCGTATCGGCGGATTTGAGGATTCAGTCACTGTTCTCAAAGCTCTTTGCAACATTGAGGGCGAAGTGAAGGTCATCGAAGGGCCTGAAGAAGAAAAACCGCTGATCAGGGAAATCCTAGGATATCTGGGGCTTGCCCCCACCGGTTCCGCCACCGGGGATGGATTGATCTTTTCGTACTGATTCAGGCGCGGGGCAGCAGCTATTATGAAATGTACTTTTATCGGCGTCGGTTCAGCATTTGACGCCGCACAGACCAATGTTTCCATGCTGGTGGAAGCCAATGATCATCGTATTTTGCTGGATTGCGGTTTTAACGCCGCCCATGGCTGCATGCGGTTGATCCCGGACCCTTCCCTCATTGATGCGGTCTGGATTTCTCATTTTCACGGTGATCATTTTTTTGGGCTGCCGTTTCTCTTGGGTTCATTTTTTACAGCAGGGCGTGCAAAGGTGTTTCATGTCTGCGGACCACGGGGAGTTGAGGATAAGGTCATTCAGGCTGTAGACCTCGCTTATCCTTCTCTGCGGGCAAAGTTGGATTTTGATATTGTTTTCCATGAATTTGGATCTGATGATGTGAGGACTGTGGCGGGATTCTGTCTGCATGTCTGCACCATTGAGCATTCCGGGTCTGCTTTGGCTTTGCGGCTTGAATCTGCCGGGAAGTCTGTTTTTTATAGCGGCGACGGGCAGCTTACTGAAGGTTGCCGAAACATTGCCAAGAAGGCCGATCTGGGAATACTTGAATCGTACGGGCTGGACGATACTGTTAAAAGGCACTCCAGTGTAGCGAAATGTATTGATTTTGCTGTTTCCACAGGAATGGTGAAAGTTGCTCTTGTGCATTTGGAGCCTTTTGTGAGAACCTGCCGCATTAATCAGGTCGTTGAACTGTTGGCTCAGGCTGACGGGTGTGAAGTTTTTCTGCCCCATGAAGGGCAACTTGTCGAATTGTAAATAGTTCGGCAGTCTTATTGCATGTAGCGAGGCTTAAGTGGCAACTAAATATGATCAGATAGTGCGTGAGTTTTATGAGGAACAGGCCGGATATACTGTTCTTTTGAGTGACGAGCCTTCGTTTTACAAGTTGCTGCGCGGCACACTGCATAAAATTCTGGCCATCCGCCGGGATTGTCTGGCCTATTTTCAGGAGCAGGCTCCTTGTCTGTCCGAGATCAAGGATAAGGTCGGTGCCAACCAGCCTGTACTTGTTTTTGTGGAAAGGCTGGTCCGGGGCAAGCCTACAGCTGAGTTTATCCTTAATATCCGTAAATTATTTCCAGAGCTTAAGGTGGTGGTCCTCACTGATGAAATCAGTCAGGAGGAACTTATTTTTCTGCATGAGCTTGGGGTGAATAATATCATTACCAAGCCTGTTTCCGTGGATAGTCTGGTTCAGAAACTGGCTTTTACCATCAAGCCGCAGGGCAGGCTGGCCCAGCTTGTGGAAGCCGGTAAGAAGTTTTTGCGCAAAGGTGACCTTGATAAGGTGCTGCTGGTCAGTGCAAAAATTCTTGAGATTAAACCGGACAGTCCGGCTGGACTTATGTTGCAGGGCGACGCCCAGTCCTGCATGGGGCAGCGAGACGAGGCCTTGAAATCTTATTTGCAAGCTCATGAGCAGTCCAAGGTGTTTATGGAGCCGATCAAGAAACTGGCCGATTTTTACAAGGATAATGATAATGACCAGTACCTGCACTATTTGAAAAAGCTTGATTCAATCAGTCCGTTGAATACCGAGCGCAAATGCGAGATCGGGCGGGTTCATCTTGAGCGTGAAGAGCTTGATGATGCGGAGGTCTTTTTTGATCAGGCTGTTCGCTGTGCAGTAAAGGAAGCGCATAGTTATCTTTCTCAGGTTATGAGCGGTATTGCGGAGTCTCTTTTTGATGTGGCTCCGGAAAAGGCTGAAAAGTATTATTCAAAACTGCTGTCGGTTAAATCTTCCAGCTTGAGTGCGGATGATCTGGAAACTTACAACCGTCTGGGCATAGCTTTACGCAAACAGGGCAAGTGGATGCAGGCGGTGGAGAATTATCAGGCCGCGCTCAGGGTTGCGCCCAATGAACCGGGCCTCTTTTATAATATAGGTCTGGCCTACAGTGATGGTAAGGAATACGCCAAGTGCGCTACCTTTTTTAAACGGGCGGTCCGTTCGGACGGGATGATTCATAAGTCCGCTGTGTCCGTGGCCCGCAATATCAGCGGGATTTTCATAAAGGTAGGCATGAATGATGAAGCCCGTGTTGTTATTGAGGAAGCTCTTACTGAATTTCCTGATGACGCCAAGCTCAAGGGTCTGCTCAAAAAGAGCGGAGCGTAGCAGGATTAATAGCCTTTTTGACAAAATTTCAGGTTTTATAAATGTATTTTTTAATAACACTTGTTTTCAGTTTTTTAATTTTCATGATTTTGTATGCCCGTTACCTGAATGTAAGCGGCAGTATCGGCCAGCGCAAATTGCAACTGGAGAATCTGCGCGATAATGTTGAATTCAGGATCAACAAGCTCAATAAGGGTTCAGCTGAGATCAATCGTGAGATTGCCGAGGCCTCAGCCCGTCTTGATCTTTTGAGGAGAAACTTAAATGATGCCGGGAGCAGCAAAAAATGATTCCCATGCTCGTTTTTTCCGGGGTTGTTCTTGTTGCGGCCTTGTTTATCAACAGGATGATTTCCGGCTGGCATAACCAGTCCCTCAAAGCCATGAAACGGGAAGAAATAGCCTTGCGTGGACGGCTTGATAAGGTCGGCAAGGATCAGAAAAAGGACTTGGTGAAGCTGCGCAGGCTGCGCAATCAGGTTCTTACCTATGAGCGTATGGTTGATGATAAGGCTATGGAAAACGGCGAATAAAAAAAGTTGTAGTTAAATAACAAAACCGCCCTTTCTGCTTTTATGCGGAAAGGGCGGTTTTATTTTTTGTGTGCTAAGCGAAGTTGATGTCGTCGGCTGTGACATCGTTGCCGCTGGCTATGTCTGCAATCATGGTAGCAGAGTTTGAATCATTACCATCAGCATCATAATACAGTTTGTCGTTTACGCTGTCATAAACAAAGTAAGACTGATTGTCTGAAAGACCTGTATGTCCGTCGAAATTGTCGATAACTGTAAATCTTGATTTTGCGGCCGAATCAAAATCCGAGCCGCTGAAGTAAAATTTATCGTTGTTGGCTGCAGTGGGATCATCGTTTTCAAAGTTGTTGATGGTATCGCCCCCCTCATTGAGAGAGGTATAGACAAGCGTGTTGGCCTTGCCGTCTTGAAGAGTAATTGTATCAGTTCCATTGCCACCGTGAATTGTCGATGCGCTTACAGAACTGGCAGTGATGATGTCATTACCAGCTGAGCCGATTATGTTCTCAATGCTGTCCAGAACAACTTTGTTCACCGTAGTGGAGCCGGATTTGATATAAATCAGATTACTGCTTAAGTCTGCTACCACATGGTAACTGCTGTCAAAAGTGTCGAACTGGATCCAGTCCGAACCATTCCCTCCAGTTACTGATTCGTATGTGGCTGAATTCCCGGAGATATATTCTGCGTTGAGTTCCGGAGCGAAGAAGTTGTCATTGTCATCTCCTTCAAGATTGTCCTGATGTCCAGAGCCGATGATACCTTCGATATTTTTGATCACATCAGTACCGATACCAGTGCTGACAGTAACTTCGTTGGTTCCGTTTAAGGTGACGTTTATGCCTGATGAGGCATCGGCAAAGGATACGTAGTCCATTGTACCGCCCTGCCCGTCAAGAAGATTGGTTCCAGCATCCCCTTGCAGGGTGTCATTTCCTGTCCCGGCGTAGATTGTGTCATCACCCATGCCACCGGTAAATGTTTCGTTGCCGGAGCTGCCATTGAATGTGTCATCGTGTGCTGAACCTACAAAAGATTCTACGTTGGTGAATGTGTCGGTATAGCCATCGTGGCTGGCGGTTCCGCCGGAGCTATTGATATTTACTGTGACCGTTCCAGCTGCGTCGGCAAAAGATATTTTGTCAGTTCCGGCCCCGCCGTCAAAAAAATTGTTTCCGTCTTTACCAAGGAAATAGTCGTCACCTTTACCGCCGATAAAAGTGTCTCCGTCAGTGTTCCCGATAAATGTGTCTGCTCCCTTGGAGCCGATAAAGGTGGCAAAGTGCTGGATTGTATCAGTGTATGATGTGCCGGATATGGTGTGGGATATTTCTCCATCTGACATACTTACACTGATGCTGCTGTGGTCTTCATAAGAAAGGGTGTCGTCGCCTGACGCTCCGCCTACAGTGCCGCCGTAAAGTTTGTTGTTACCGGCACCACCCTTGATGAAGTCATCTCCTGCTCCACCGTAAATCGTGTCATTGCCAGAGTCGCCGTTAAGCCAGTCATTTCCACCGTTACCGTTGATTATGTCGTCGCCTTCATTGCCGTCAAAGGTGTCAGCGGCCTCACTCCCGTTGAAGGTGTCGTGGGTTCCGGTACCGAGGATTTTTTCGATGTTTGTGAAGGTGTCTTCAGTTACTGATGCACCGACCTGCTTGGCTGTGCCTGTTCCGGAAGCAGAGAGACTGATATCCATGCCGTAATCGCTTCCGACAGTAATGTATTCATAAGTCAGGGAGTCGATTCCATCTCCGCCGTCGATGGAGTCTACTCCTTCGCCGCCGGAGATCATATCTACGCCGTCCCCGCCTTCAATGCTGTCATTACCGAGATCACCGGAAATGGAATCATTACCGGTTCCACCGTAAATGGTGTCGTCGTTTTCGCCGCCTTTGATGGTGTCGTTGCCGTCGTCACCGTAAATAGTATCATTGCCGCAGTTACCATCAAAGGAATCATTGCCGTCGCCGCCTTTGAGTACATTGGTCCCGGTAGTGCCTACGATGTTGTCATTGCCGGAAGAACCGATTAAATTTTCTATGTTAATCAGTTCTACTTGTCCTTTATATTGGTTGGATGAGTTTTTGATGCTAATTACGCTGCCCATGTTTCCATAGAGATGATATTCGCTGGACAGGGTGTCGAATTGTATCCAGTCCGCTTCACTGCCATCACCGCCGTTAACAACATCGTATGTTCCAACAGAGTCTTTTACCCACTCTTCATTCATTCCGGGATTAAAAAAGTTTGTGTTGGTGTCACCTTTAAGGTTGTCTTGATGAGAGCTTCCGATGATTCCTTCGATGTTCACAAGAGTATCTTCAAAGTCATCGGTCGTAACGGTACTTTCGCTGCTTCCCGCAAGGTTCACCGTCACACCGTGGTCAGAATCAGCGTAGGATGCGAAATCTATGTCGTCTGTAGAGCTGCCGCCGTCAAGGTAGTTACTCCCTTTGCCGCCTGTAAGCGTGTCTGCGCCCGTGCCGCCGTACATGGAGTCGTTGCCGTCTCCACCGAAAAGGGTGTCGTTCCCGGATTCGCCGTAGAGGGTGTCGTTTCCGCCGTATCCTTTAACGGTATCGGCGGAACTGGATCCGGTGATGGTGTCTGCGTCCTGTGTTCCTTCTACAAAACCGCTGCCGTGGATGTCGTGCGGGTTAGAACTTGAACCACCGGAATCTCCAGATTCATCGTCGTTCTCGTCTTCTTTTTCACCTGTGTCATCATCTGCTTCTTCAACAACAGGCTCTACTACAGGTTTTGGTTTTTCCCCGTCTTCGCCACCTGTTTGTTCTTCGTCTTCAGAGTTCTTTGGCTCTTCCGGCTCTTGACCTTCTTTTGGTTTTTCCTGCTGGTCTTTCTCACCTACTTCCGGCTTTTCATTGGGTTTGGGTGGTTGGCCGATTTTATCGGGGTCAAATCTCTGTTGTCCAATCAGAGCGTCATCTCCCGGATCAATCACACCTTTTGCCGGGTGCAGTGCTCCGCCATCAGCTCCTTGCTCTTCGCCGGGGGTTCCCCCGCCCGGATCAACATCGCCGGGGAGTTCGCCTTGCTGCTCTCCCTGCTGTCCTTCTTCACCTTGTTGCTCGTCATTCTGTTCGTCGTTCTGATCATCATCCTGCTGGTCGTCATCATCGCGCTGGTCACGAATGTCCTGTTCCTGCCTGATGTTTTCAGGGGCAATTTTACGGAATTGATCACGTTCCTGCGGGGCGAGGCTACGGACCGGACTGAGCAGGCCGGACCTGCTGACGTCGACCATCTGTCCGGATAAGAGCTGGCGCATTGCTCCCGTTGCTTTACTTTGCAGGAGCATGGCTTTACCGGCGTGAATCTCTTCAACACCGTGCTTTTCACCGTCATCGGTGACTTCGCTGAGGATGATGGTCCCGCGGATACCGATGGTTGCCAGCGGCGAACCGAGCTTGAAACGGTCCGGGTT carries:
- a CDS encoding AMIN domain-containing protein, with translation MKIKFRPFTLLLLIILLVVGVNAVLFHMGFFDSFLAGKEQEAVSQNGEGPVVRREISKLVLPLESAKPETSELAEGLNEADISAANQSDTQGATPVVKDEELHEADQVSAAAKPEVKSKPAQAKSAAKKAAAKPSKTSASKGVLGNVSVACKPGKASIEVVLSASAGKISWFNLAKPRRLVVDLHGKWQNKAKSLYRLKDCPLRKIVLGEHPDKIRLVFYLDKKGVPAKIKPTVRKHDKGVSLGLGF
- the sppA gene encoding signal peptide peptidase SppA gives rise to the protein MKNPKKGFSVRHPILFGFSLLIMAVALLWGAAAFFHGKVDFFSAGKIGVVNVQGTIINSLPTVKFLRDLRRDDSVKGVLLRVNSPGGTIAPSQELYHAVKRFAEVKPIVASFGTVAASGGYYAAAPATKIMASSGSITGSIGVKAEYANFHQLMEKVGVNPIIITSGKMKAAGSPYSELTPEQREYLTNLIMDMHNQFISDVASARKLDREQLDKIADGRAITGREAKELGLVDRIGGFEDSVTVLKALCNIEGEVKVIEGPEEEKPLIREILGYLGLAPTGSATGDGLIFSY
- a CDS encoding FecR domain-containing protein codes for the protein MPVEQSSPQEIGVVTGISGEAYAQTASGTRVLESGSPIYQGEELITGDNSNVEVRFVDDTLISQGGNSRIALDDYVYDPDGGDSSFLGEIAEGTFRTVTGKIAEQNPDRFKLGSPLATIGIRGTIILSEVTDDGEKHGVEEIHAGKAMLLQSKATGAMRQLLSGQMVDVSRSGLLSPVRSLAPQERDQFRKIAPENIRQEQDIRDQRDDDDQQDDDQNDEQNDEQQGEEGQQGEQQGELPGDVDPGGGTPGEEQGADGGALHPAKGVIDPGDDALIGQQRFDPDKIGQPPKPNEKPEVGEKDQQEKPKEGQEPEEPKNSEDEEQTGGEDGEKPKPVVEPVVEEADDDTGEKEDENDDESGDSGGSSSNPHDIHGSGFVEGTQDADTITGSSSADTVKGYGGNDTLYGESGNDTLFGGDGNDSMYGGTGADTLTGGKGSNYLDGGSSTDDIDFASYADSDHGVTVNLAGSSESTVTTDDFEDTLVNIEGIIGSSHQDNLKGDTNTNFFNPGMNEEWVKDSVGTYDVVNGGDGSEADWIQFDTLSSEYHLYGNMGSVISIKNSSNQYKGQVELINIENLIGSSGNDNIVGTTGTNVLKGGDGNDSFDGNCGNDTIYGDDGNDTIKGGENDDTIYGGTGNDSISGDLGNDSIEGGDGVDMISGGEGVDSIDGGDGIDSLTYEYITVGSDYGMDISLSASGTGTAKQVGASVTEDTFTNIEKILGTGTHDTFNGSEAADTFDGNEGDDIINGNGGNDWLNGDSGNDTIYGGAGDDFIKGGAGNNKLYGGTVGGASGDDTLSYEDHSSISVSMSDGEISHTISGTSYTDTIQHFATFIGSKGADTFIGNTDGDTFIGGKGDDYFLGKDGNNFFDGGAGTDKISFADAAGTVTVNINSSGGTASHDGYTDTFTNVESFVGSAHDDTFNGSSGNETFTGGMGDDTIYAGTGNDTLQGDAGTNLLDGQGGTMDYVSFADASSGINVTLNGTNEVTVSTGIGTDVIKNIEGIIGSGHQDNLEGDDNDNFFAPELNAEYISGNSATYESVTGGNGSDWIQFDTFDSSYHVVADLSSNLIYIKSGSTTVNKVVLDSIENIIGSAGNDIITASSVSASTIHGGNGTDTITLQDGKANTLVYTSLNEGGDTINNFENDDPTAANNDKFYFSGSDFDSAAKSRFTVIDNFDGHTGLSDNQSYFVYDSVNDKLYYDADGNDSNSATMIADIASGNDVTADDINFA
- a CDS encoding tetratricopeptide repeat protein, with translation MATKYDQIVREFYEEQAGYTVLLSDEPSFYKLLRGTLHKILAIRRDCLAYFQEQAPCLSEIKDKVGANQPVLVFVERLVRGKPTAEFILNIRKLFPELKVVVLTDEISQEELIFLHELGVNNIITKPVSVDSLVQKLAFTIKPQGRLAQLVEAGKKFLRKGDLDKVLLVSAKILEIKPDSPAGLMLQGDAQSCMGQRDEALKSYLQAHEQSKVFMEPIKKLADFYKDNDNDQYLHYLKKLDSISPLNTERKCEIGRVHLEREELDDAEVFFDQAVRCAVKEAHSYLSQVMSGIAESLFDVAPEKAEKYYSKLLSVKSSSLSADDLETYNRLGIALRKQGKWMQAVENYQAALRVAPNEPGLFYNIGLAYSDGKEYAKCATFFKRAVRSDGMIHKSAVSVARNISGIFIKVGMNDEARVVIEEALTEFPDDAKLKGLLKKSGA
- a CDS encoding 30S ribosomal protein S1; its protein translation is MENNENMNAEMEMDMDFEAALEDYLNADFGNLDEGSIVSGEVVKVDKDFVLIDVNFKSEGQIAVSEFLDADGEMTVAVGDKVDVFVANKNENEGTIHLSRDKAKRMQLFDKLEEVQEKEGVVEGRIIRRIKGGYTVDLGGVEAFLPGSHVDLRPVPDMDALVDQTYEFKILKINRRRSNVIVSRRVLLEEQRNEMRSQLLETLEEEQTVKGKVKNITEYGVFIDLGGLDGLLHITDMSWKRIKHPKEMVALGDELELKVLNFDKEGQKVSLGLKQLVPDPWEDISGKYPEGAKYTGKVTNLADYGAFVELEAGVEGLVHISEMSWTRKLRHPSQMVRVGDEVDVVVLGVDPDKKRISLGMKQVKPNPWDVVAEKFPEGTILEGQIKNITEFGVFIGIEDGIDGLIHVSDISWTRKVRHPSEVYSVGDSVQAKVLTVDKENEKFTLGVKQLSEDPWSQVPNKYPVGCTLDGLVTNITDFGLFVEVEEGIEGLVHVSEISHKKIKNPSEMFKEGVTIQAKVIHVSADERRLGLSIKQLKEDTEKRQPKEFRSGPADSGNTLGELLKQKLADASEAKAAAETEDEES
- a CDS encoding MBL fold metallo-hydrolase, with product MKCTFIGVGSAFDAAQTNVSMLVEANDHRILLDCGFNAAHGCMRLIPDPSLIDAVWISHFHGDHFFGLPFLLGSFFTAGRAKVFHVCGPRGVEDKVIQAVDLAYPSLRAKLDFDIVFHEFGSDDVRTVAGFCLHVCTIEHSGSALALRLESAGKSVFYSGDGQLTEGCRNIAKKADLGILESYGLDDTVKRHSSVAKCIDFAVSTGMVKVALVHLEPFVRTCRINQVVELLAQADGCEVFLPHEGQLVEL
- the pstB gene encoding phosphate ABC transporter ATP-binding protein PstB, coding for MGQAVKIASRNLDFYYGDFKALEDISMDFRENRVTALIGPSGCGKSTFLRCLNRMNDLISGTRVDGNLILDEENIYAQGLDVVTLRRRVGMVFQKPNPFPKSIFENVAYGLRVNGITDKEFVAHKVEESLKGAALWDEVKDRLHTSALGLSGGQQQRLCIARALAVEPEVLLMDEPASALDPIATQKIEDLIHELKKNFTIIIVTHSMQQAARVSDQTAFFYMGRLIETGKTETMFTKPKNKQTEDYITGRFG
- the phoU gene encoding phosphate signaling complex protein PhoU, yielding MEQRAHFIKKMDDLKVQVLRMSSMAETAMHNSVKALAQCNAELAEDVIMNDIKINELECDLDEHNLSLLALDQPMARDLRFIVGSMRITSNLERIGDQAVNLAQRAVFLSSRPPLPFNQQLDQMGDIAGKMVAKAVKSFADEDPVLAAEICGMDHEADSLNVRILKGLIENMVSETRIVERGVHLIMAASHLERIADQATNIAESVVFITQGVNIKHQCMG